Part of the Sulfurimonas denitrificans DSM 1251 genome is shown below.
TTTAAAAAAGTTTCTTCTTTTTGCTGAGAGAGGAGCTATTTTAAGTATAACTCTTGAGATGTCATAAATGATAGCTGTACAAAAGAGCAGAAAAAGAAGACCAATAGGAAGTGAAAATAAAAAGTATAGCCAGTTAGCAAAATCTAGATAGTAGCGCCCTAACATGTAGCCAATAATACCAAGATAGTTTACAAATAAAAAAATATGGAAGTAAAATTTATGAGTTGCTTTGACATCAAGATAAGCTATGAACCTTCTTGATATATAGAAGTTGATAAGAGCAAAAACGCTTAAAAAAACGATGAAAAAAAGTAGTGGATTCATGTTTGAATTATAGCAAAGAAAACTAAACTAACACTTCAGCCTTGATTGACATCCGCTCAACTCTTGTGATATAATCATACTTAACAATTAAACAATTTATATTTTAGGAAACAAATATGGCAAAATCTTTATATGACACACTTGAAATCTCAGAGAATGCAACTGAAGCAGAGATAAAAAAAGCGTATAGAAAATTAGCAAGACAGTATCACCCAGATGTAAACAAAGAGAAGGGAGCTGAGGATAAATTTAAAGAGATAAACTCAGCGTATGAGATACTAAGCGATAAAAAGAAAAAAGCACAATATGACGCTCACGGCGATAATATGTTCGGTGGACAAAATTTTCATGACTTCTCACGCTCACATGGTGGCGGAAGTGGCGATTTGGATGAGATATTAAGAAGTATGTTCTCAGGGGGAGGCGGTTTTGGAGGGTTTGGTGGCTCTTCATTCGGCGGTGGCGGTTTTGGCGGACATCAACAACCAAATCTTGATATAGAAACAAGTGTCACAATACCATTTAGTGTTTCAATCCTTGGAGGCTCTCACTCTGTTGCAGTAAATGGAGAACGATTTGACATAAAAATTCCAGCAGGTGTAAATAGTGGAGAGAAGATGCGTGTTAAGGGCAAAGGACATGCTCAAGGAGGACGTGCAGGAGACCTGTTTTTAAAGATAAATGTAGCCTCTAATCCTGAGTACATAAGAGATGGCGATGATTTGGTTAAAAAGTTTGATGTTCCTCTTTATGCAGCACTATTTGGAGATAAAATAACTATACAAACGTTAGAAAAAGAGATAAAGTTAAAAATCCCTCAAAATACAAAAAATAACCAAAGATTCCGTGTAAAAGAGATGGGTGCTATGAATCGCAAGACAAAAGAGCGTGGAAATTTATATCTTGAAGCAAATATAGTTTTACCAAAGATTGAAGACCTTGATGAAAAATTAGCAGAACTAATGCAAGAAAAACTACCAAAGGAGTAAAATATGATTCATGATTATGACGAACCAGTATATTTAATAAGTATCGTTGCAAAAGTTTTAGAAATACATCCACAGACGCTTAGGCAGTATGAGAGAGAAAATCTTGTAACTCCATCAAGGTCAAATGGAAAGATAAGACTCTATTCACAAAGGGATATAGATAGAATAAAACTTATACTAAGACTCACACGTGAGCTTGGAGTAAATCTTGCTGGAGTTGATATTATCTTGAGATTAAAAGAGAATGTTGATGGAATGGAACAGGATATTTTAGATCTTAGACAAGAAGTTATGAGAGCAAAAAACTCTCAAACAGTCTCTCACGATAAAGCGCTTGTTGCTAAAAAAAGTATCTACGAGATGATAATTTTTAAGAAGTAACTGACCTTATGCACTTTTCATAAAAATGCGTAAAACACCTCGTAATTCTCGAAAAACTTTGTTCTTTCGTAGCTTTAGGGGGTTGTAGGGATATTTGTCCCTGCCACTAAGACGGATGCGTTTGTTTTAGTGTGTAACATCAGGAAGTAGCTACTCTTTTAGTCTTGAAATATCTGCACCAACATTTTGCAGCTTTTTCTCTAAAGAGTCATAACCTCTATCTAGGTGGTAAATGCGGTGAACATCAGTAATTCCATCTGCGACTAAACCAGCTAAAACCAAAGCACTTGAAGCTCTTAAATCTGTTGCCATCACATCAGTTCCACTCAATTTTGAGTGGCCGTTTACTGTTGCTACATTTCCATTTAAAGAGATATCTGCACCCATTCTTTGAAGTTCACTAACATGCATAAATCTGTTCTCAAAGAGTCTCTCCTCGATTATAGAAGTTCCATCTGCTTGTGTTGCAAGTGCTAAAAACTGAGCTTGCATATCGGTAGGAAAAGCAGGATACTCTTGCGTTACAATTTTTACATGTTTGATGATTTTCGATGGGTGGATAGTAATAGAGTCATCTGTTATAGTAAATTTGCTTCCCATCTCTTCAAGCTTTGATAAAACAGCGCCTAAATGTTTTGCATTAGCTCCTTTTAGGGTAAGCTCTGACTTTGTAATAGCGCCAGCACATAGATAAGTTCCAGCCTCAATTCGATCTGGTATAACACTAAAAGGTGCAATCTCTAGAAGTTCTCCACCAGTTCCATGAATAGTTAAAACCGCAGTTTCAATCCCCTCAATCTTTACTCCACTAGCATTTAGTATTTCACAAAGTTGAACCACTTCAGGCTCTCTTGCAGCATTTGTTATTGTTGTTACTCCCTTGGCTAGAGCTGCTGCCATAACGATATTTGCAGTTCCTGTTACTGTAATCTTGTCAAAAATAATATTGCAACCCTTTAGCCCATCTGGTGCAATGGCATGGATATAACCAGCTTCTATATTTATTACAGCACCCATCTGCTCTAAAGCTTTTAAATGCAAATCAATTGGGCGTTGTCCGATGGCACATCCACCAGGAAGAGATACTTCACAGTGACCAAATCTCGCTAATATTGGACCAAGGACTAAGATAGAAGCGCGCATAGTTTTTACAATATCATAAGTCGCTTTTGTCTGATTTAGAGTTGATGTATTTATGGTTGTGGAATAATTTTCCCATGAGGATGAACACTCTGCACCCAAGTTTGATAAGAGTTTTAAAAGAGTTTTAATATCTGCTACATGTGGAAGATTTTTTATAGTAACTATGTTCTTAGCAAGTATGCTCATGGCAATTAGTGGCAGAGCTGCATTTTTTGCACCAGAAATTTTTATTTCGCCATGTAGTTTAGGAGATTTTTTAATTTGTAAGTAATCCATGGTTGTCTTTTTGTTGAGGTATGAAATTATATCAAAAATAGTTTGTGTTTTTGGTATAATCACTTAAGTAAAGATAGGAAAAAAAGTATGAGTTCAGCCTTAGATAGATTAAAAAACTTAACAAATAAAATCTCTAGTTATGAGCGCACAAGAAAAGATAATTTGATTCTGCTTGAAAAACTATACAATGAGCTAGAGATAAATCAAAAAGTTGAAGAGTTTAGTGAACTCTTTAGCTACAAAGCCATAAATCTCTCTGGTGCATCGCTTTTGAGTGATAGTTTAGGAGAGGTAAAAAAGGGCAAATACCTTCAAATACTAGCAATTGGCTACGATAGAGATGCTGTTGTAAAGAGTAAAAACATCTCATTGGGTTATTTTGGAAAAGCTCAAAATGTGGATGTAGATCTAAAAAACAGAGTTGTAGAGTTTATCATCCGCTTTAGATTCGAGAAGAGTTTTATGACACTGGAGCACTATCACATAATGTTAGAATCTTTCAAGAGTGATGAGTAAGTTTTTTTTTCTCCTTTGGCTTAAGTGGGCGTTTAGAGTGACTCTTTGCAGTACACTTTTGGCATTTTCTCTCTCAGGATTATTAACATTTTTTTTATATCTATATCAGGGTAGTCAAGAACTTACTTCTGAGGTTTACATGGCTCTTTTTGATATTTTAAAATTTTGGTTTGTAATATTTTGGTCTTTTACAATATTAATCGCACTATTTAGAAGTTTAAAGTATCTCTTTAACAGTTGCATAAATGGCTTTGAGTTAAAACTTTTGAGTTGTGATGAGAAGAGTTATATAGAGAAAATCGGTTATGGAGATTTAGTAAGAGTGTGGCGAAAATGGCTTATGCTTCTTATCTGGTTAGTAAGTGCGCTTGTGATTTTAGCACTTGTATATACGTACATATTCTCTTCATATGGGGGATTGTTTGAGTGGTTTGATATCTACACGCTTTATGCTTTCATACTAATATCTGGCTACCTCTCTTTTATACTAATGAGCTCAAGATGTAAAAAAGTGAAGATACGCCCATGTTGATTTTTTTGGATGTAGAGACGACGGGGCTAGAAAATGGTGATAAAATCTGCTCAATCGGAATAATTTGCGTTAGTGAAACTGCTATTTTTTCAAAGTATGAACTTGTAAATGAGGGCAAAAAAATATCGTCAAAAGCCTCAAGTATAAACCATATAACAAACGAGATGATAAAAGATAAGCCAAAATTTAAAGATAGCAAGACATGGGAAATTTTACATGAGAATAATAATCAAAGCTCAACTATAATCGCACACAACGTAAACTTTGACCTTAAAATGTTACTACAAAGTGGATTTTTGTGGCAAGGTAAAGTGGTTGATACTCTCAGAGTAACCAAACATCTCATCCCAGAGTGTGAAGAGTTCTCCTTACAATTTTTAAGGTACGAGTTAAAACTTTATAAAGATGAGAAAAAAGAGGCTGCAAAGTACAGTGCAGAGATATCAGCGCATAATGCTCTTAGTGACGCATTGCATGTAAAACTTCTATATGAGTATCTCTTAGAGATAAAAGAGCATGATGAGTTAGTAGCTTTGAGTTTAAAAAATGTCTTAATTGAGAAATTTAATTTTGGAAAGTATAAAGGTCGTTACATAGAAGAGATAAGCATGTGCGACAGAGGCTATTTAGAGTGGATGCTCTTACATGTAGCGGATTTGGATGAAGATTTAAGATATAGCATAAGAGGGGTTTTATAAAGTTGCTATGCTATACTTTTGCCCTAAATTTTTATAAAGCCTATAAGGACGATATTTGAGAGTAGCAGTTGAGTGTAAATCGCCACTTTTACAAA
Proteins encoded:
- a CDS encoding DnaJ family protein, with the protein product MAKSLYDTLEISENATEAEIKKAYRKLARQYHPDVNKEKGAEDKFKEINSAYEILSDKKKKAQYDAHGDNMFGGQNFHDFSRSHGGGSGDLDEILRSMFSGGGGFGGFGGSSFGGGGFGGHQQPNLDIETSVTIPFSVSILGGSHSVAVNGERFDIKIPAGVNSGEKMRVKGKGHAQGGRAGDLFLKINVASNPEYIRDGDDLVKKFDVPLYAALFGDKITIQTLEKEIKLKIPQNTKNNQRFRVKEMGAMNRKTKERGNLYLEANIVLPKIEDLDEKLAELMQEKLPKE
- a CDS encoding heat shock protein transcriptional repressor HspR, whose protein sequence is MIHDYDEPVYLISIVAKVLEIHPQTLRQYERENLVTPSRSNGKIRLYSQRDIDRIKLILRLTRELGVNLAGVDIILRLKENVDGMEQDILDLRQEVMRAKNSQTVSHDKALVAKKSIYEMIIFKK
- a CDS encoding 3'-5' exonuclease, translating into MLIFLDVETTGLENGDKICSIGIICVSETAIFSKYELVNEGKKISSKASSINHITNEMIKDKPKFKDSKTWEILHENNNQSSTIIAHNVNFDLKMLLQSGFLWQGKVVDTLRVTKHLIPECEEFSLQFLRYELKLYKDEKKEAAKYSAEISAHNALSDALHVKLLYEYLLEIKEHDELVALSLKNVLIEKFNFGKYKGRYIEEISMCDRGYLEWMLLHVADLDEDLRYSIRGVL
- the murA gene encoding UDP-N-acetylglucosamine 1-carboxyvinyltransferase gives rise to the protein MDYLQIKKSPKLHGEIKISGAKNAALPLIAMSILAKNIVTIKNLPHVADIKTLLKLLSNLGAECSSSWENYSTTINTSTLNQTKATYDIVKTMRASILVLGPILARFGHCEVSLPGGCAIGQRPIDLHLKALEQMGAVINIEAGYIHAIAPDGLKGCNIIFDKITVTGTANIVMAAALAKGVTTITNAAREPEVVQLCEILNASGVKIEGIETAVLTIHGTGGELLEIAPFSVIPDRIEAGTYLCAGAITKSELTLKGANAKHLGAVLSKLEEMGSKFTITDDSITIHPSKIIKHVKIVTQEYPAFPTDMQAQFLALATQADGTSIIEERLFENRFMHVSELQRMGADISLNGNVATVNGHSKLSGTDVMATDLRASSALVLAGLVADGITDVHRIYHLDRGYDSLEKKLQNVGADISRLKE